A genomic segment from Sorangium aterium encodes:
- a CDS encoding aminotransferase class IV has translation MTRLVSIDGVIHRPEEARVSVYDRGFLYGDSVFETIRTYGGEPFALEEHLVRLERSAERIAIALPIPRDDLGREVVALLRAATAAGSAGATAGSAGAPGSASAGSPAAPLESYIRVMLTRGSGPLGLDPSLAGAPLRVILVEPLKPLPGALYRGGISAITIRTQRAGDAAPGAKVSNYLESLLALRDARAAGAHEALILDPSGHVVEGTTSNVFLVERRPAAHEGAEDPGHLLITPPKEAGILVGITRAHVMHVASEVGMPVCCEPVTMARLLAAEEVFITSSLREIVPVVRVDAHTIGAGVPGPKTRALHAAFRKRVGAGAIPLPWEAP, from the coding sequence GTGACGCGGCTAGTCAGCATCGATGGTGTGATCCACCGGCCGGAGGAGGCCCGGGTCTCGGTCTACGACCGCGGCTTCCTCTACGGCGATAGCGTCTTCGAGACCATCCGCACCTACGGCGGCGAGCCGTTCGCTCTGGAAGAGCACCTCGTCCGCCTCGAGCGCTCGGCCGAGCGGATCGCGATCGCCCTGCCGATCCCGCGCGACGATCTCGGCCGCGAGGTCGTCGCGCTGCTCCGGGCAGCGACGGCGGCCGGGAGCGCCGGGGCCACGGCGGGCTCGGCGGGGGCTCCGGGCTCGGCTTCCGCCGGCAGCCCGGCCGCGCCGCTAGAGAGCTACATCCGCGTGATGCTGACGCGCGGCAGCGGCCCGCTCGGGCTCGATCCCTCGCTCGCGGGCGCGCCCCTCCGCGTCATCCTCGTCGAGCCGCTGAAGCCGCTGCCGGGCGCGCTCTACCGTGGGGGGATCTCGGCCATCACGATCCGCACCCAGCGGGCCGGCGACGCGGCGCCCGGCGCCAAGGTCTCGAACTACCTCGAGAGCCTGCTCGCCCTGCGCGACGCGCGGGCCGCGGGGGCGCACGAGGCGCTGATCCTGGATCCGTCAGGTCATGTCGTGGAGGGCACGACGTCCAATGTCTTCCTCGTCGAGCGGCGGCCCGCGGCGCACGAGGGCGCCGAGGACCCGGGGCACCTGCTGATCACACCGCCCAAGGAGGCAGGGATCCTCGTCGGCATCACCCGGGCCCACGTGATGCACGTCGCGAGCGAGGTCGGCATGCCGGTGTGCTGCGAGCCCGTCACGATGGCCCGGCTCCTCGCCGCCGAGGAGGTGTTCATCACCTCGAGCCTCCGCGAGATCGTTCCCGTCGTTCGCGTGGACGCCCACACGATCGGCGCCGGTGTCCCCGGCCCGAAGACCCGGGCGCTGCATGCCGCTTTCCGCAAGCGGGTGGGTGCTGGTGCGATTCCTCTCCCGTGGGAGGCGCCCTGA